In Deltaproteobacteria bacterium, the following are encoded in one genomic region:
- a CDS encoding 50S ribosomal protein L24: protein MLARIKKNDTVMVIAGKERGKIGKVLRVLPQENRAIIERLNMVKRHLKPRGPQSPGGIMEKEAALHLSNIMPMCEKCNAPVRIGIRQLDDGSKSRSCRRCGELLDK from the coding sequence ATGCTAGCGCGGATCAAAAAGAACGACACTGTCATGGTGATTGCCGGCAAGGAACGCGGTAAGATCGGCAAAGTGCTGCGCGTTTTGCCGCAAGAGAACCGAGCTATTATCGAGCGTCTCAATATGGTGAAGCGGCACCTGAAGCCTCGCGGCCCGCAGAGCCCGGGCGGCATTATGGAAAAGGAGGCGGCCCTGCACCTCTCGAACATCATGCCGATGTGCGAAAAGTGTAACGCCCCTGTGCGGATAGGTATCCGACAACTTGACGATGGCAGCAAATCTCGCTCCTGCCGTCGGTGCGGTGAACTCCTGGATAAGTAG
- a CDS encoding 50S ribosomal protein L18: MARTNPRERGRTLRRERVRRRVRGSNARPRLCIFRSGKHIYAQVISDESGNTLAAVSTLSQRLSEDARKKSATTTAAKEVGALVARECQEHGISEVVFDRNGFLYHGRVRALAEGAREAGLKF, translated from the coding sequence ATGGCAAGGACAAATCCTCGAGAAAGAGGGAGAACTCTCAGACGAGAACGGGTACGGAGGCGCGTCCGAGGGTCGAACGCGCGACCGCGCCTCTGTATTTTCCGGAGCGGGAAGCATATCTACGCTCAAGTCATTTCCGACGAGAGCGGGAACACACTCGCGGCGGTCTCGACCTTGTCGCAACGGCTTTCCGAAGACGCACGGAAAAAGAGCGCGACGACGACAGCCGCGAAAGAAGTCGGTGCGCTCGTCGCTCGGGAATGCCAAGAGCACGGGATCAGTGAGGTCGTCTTCGACCGCAACGGGTTCCTCTATCATGGCCGGGTCCGCGCTCTAGCGGAAGGTGCACGAGAAGCAGGTCTGAAATTCTAG
- the rpmD gene encoding 50S ribosomal protein L30: protein MSDPSETKVFKITQTRSEIGCTQRQRQTLRGIGLTRLGRSILRNDSLSLQGMLRKVSHLIEVCEHGSK from the coding sequence ATGTCTGACCCATCTGAAACGAAAGTCTTCAAAATTACCCAGACCCGTAGCGAAATCGGTTGTACGCAACGACAACGACAGACCCTCAGAGGAATCGGACTTACCCGGCTAGGAAGGTCAATCTTGAGAAACGACTCTCTCTCATTGCAAGGGATGTTGCGCAAGGTTTCTCATCTCATCGAGGTATGCGAGCATGGATCTAAGTAG
- the rpmC gene encoding 50S ribosomal protein L29 → MRAKEIRELSLAEMQQKEREIAEEIFRLRMRKSTGQLEQPMRLRSLRRDLARLKTIHHERSKQGTGE, encoded by the coding sequence ATGCGGGCTAAAGAGATACGCGAACTCAGCTTGGCTGAGATGCAACAAAAGGAGCGAGAAATCGCGGAAGAGATTTTTCGCCTACGCATGAGGAAAAGTACCGGCCAGCTCGAGCAGCCCATGCGTCTCCGTTCGCTACGGCGAGATCTTGCTCGATTGAAGACTATTCATCACGAGCGCAGCAAGCAAGGGACAGGAGAGTAA
- the rpsE gene encoding 30S ribosomal protein S5 gives MNAEGLEIKEKVVHISRVAKVVKGGRRFSFSAVVVAGDGNGHVGYGLGKANEVPEAIRKGVEQAKKSLIKVPLAQGTIPYEVIGKHGAGKVLLKPASQGTGLIAGGGVRAVMEMAGVRDALTKCIGSTNSHNSVRATLEALRKLGSPEDLAQRRGKVLAEL, from the coding sequence ATTAATGCTGAAGGTTTGGAAATCAAAGAGAAAGTCGTCCATATCAGCCGTGTGGCCAAAGTCGTAAAAGGCGGACGACGCTTCAGTTTTAGTGCGGTCGTTGTCGCCGGTGACGGCAACGGTCATGTGGGCTACGGGTTAGGAAAAGCCAACGAAGTGCCTGAAGCGATTCGTAAAGGTGTCGAGCAGGCCAAAAAGTCGTTGATCAAAGTGCCCCTCGCGCAAGGAACCATCCCGTATGAAGTCATCGGCAAGCATGGCGCTGGGAAGGTACTCTTGAAACCTGCCTCCCAAGGCACGGGGCTTATTGCCGGTGGCGGAGTACGCGCCGTCATGGAAATGGCGGGCGTGCGAGATGCATTGACGAAATGTATAGGTTCGACGAACTCCCACAATTCCGTTCGTGCCACGCTCGAAGCCCTCAGAAAACTTGGTTCACCGGAAGACCTTGCGCAACGGCGAGGAAAAGTCTTGGCGGAACTGTAG
- the rpsH gene encoding 30S ribosomal protein S8: MKTDPIADFLTHIRNAIHARKDRVDTPWSRLKESLAKVLQEEGFIGEFGFLEEGSRKHLRLWIRYDAKGQSIVRGLKRISRPGRRVYVNTELIPSVQNGLGINVLSTSRGLMVDRQARKLHVGGEVLCSVW; encoded by the coding sequence GTGAAAACAGATCCGATCGCCGATTTTCTCACCCATATCCGTAATGCTATTCACGCGAGGAAGGACCGGGTCGATACTCCTTGGTCTCGCTTGAAAGAGTCCCTTGCCAAAGTGCTGCAAGAAGAGGGGTTCATTGGGGAATTCGGTTTCCTCGAAGAAGGAAGCCGGAAACACCTGCGCCTGTGGATCAGATACGATGCAAAAGGCCAGTCGATTGTCCGCGGACTCAAGCGTATCAGTCGTCCTGGACGGAGAGTCTACGTGAATACCGAACTGATTCCTTCAGTGCAGAATGGATTAGGCATAAACGTGCTTTCTACCTCGCGCGGCCTCATGGTCGATCGGCAAGCCCGGAAATTGCACGTTGGCGGAGAGGTTCTTTGCAGCGTGTGGTAA
- the rpsQ gene encoding 30S ribosomal protein S17, giving the protein MEDYSSRAQQARDRRVTNVAGVRKARQGVVVSDKMDKTVVVVVEQLIQHPVYKKYVRSRKKYKAHDPENRCHVGDRVLIVETKPLSREKRWLVQSIMKSATTE; this is encoded by the coding sequence ATTGAAGACTATTCATCACGAGCGCAGCAAGCAAGGGACAGGAGAGTAACAAACGTGGCGGGCGTAAGAAAAGCAAGACAGGGTGTCGTCGTCAGCGATAAGATGGATAAAACCGTCGTTGTCGTAGTGGAACAACTCATCCAACATCCAGTCTATAAAAAATACGTACGAAGCCGGAAGAAATATAAGGCTCACGATCCTGAAAACCGTTGCCACGTCGGAGATCGAGTCTTGATCGTAGAAACCAAACCGCTCAGCCGGGAAAAACGATGGCTCGTGCAGAGCATCATGAAATCGGCAACGACGGAATAG
- a CDS encoding type Z 30S ribosomal protein S14 has protein sequence MARTSLRIKAQRKPKFNVRAYNRCPLCGRSRAFYRRFRMCRLCLRKLALKGQIPGMTKASW, from the coding sequence ATGGCACGAACCTCCTTGCGAATCAAAGCCCAAAGAAAGCCGAAATTTAACGTCCGTGCGTATAACCGCTGCCCTCTCTGCGGGCGCTCTCGAGCTTTCTACCGAAGGTTTCGCATGTGCCGCCTCTGTCTCCGGAAGCTCGCCCTGAAGGGACAAATCCCCGGCATGACAAAGGCGAGTTGGTAG
- the rplE gene encoding 50S ribosomal protein L5 has product MARVKELYRQQVLPQLKKDLGHENIMQVPRLTKIVVNMGLGEAVQNPKLIESGVSDLTQITGQKPVVTRAHKSIANFKLREDVAIGCAVTLRGERMYEFFDRLVNVALPRVRDFRGVSADSFDGRGNYSLGIREHTIFPEINVDKVDQVKGFTISMITSAKTDAEGRALLRALGMPFRS; this is encoded by the coding sequence ATGGCGCGTGTTAAGGAATTATATCGGCAGCAAGTGCTTCCTCAGCTGAAAAAGGATCTCGGGCACGAGAACATTATGCAAGTGCCCAGACTCACGAAGATTGTCGTCAATATGGGGCTTGGGGAGGCCGTGCAAAACCCCAAGCTGATCGAGTCCGGAGTGAGCGACCTCACGCAAATCACCGGACAGAAGCCCGTGGTGACTCGTGCCCATAAGTCGATCGCAAACTTCAAGTTGCGCGAGGATGTGGCGATCGGATGTGCGGTCACCCTGCGGGGAGAGCGGATGTATGAATTCTTCGATCGCCTCGTCAATGTCGCTCTTCCTCGCGTCAGAGACTTTCGTGGCGTTTCTGCGGACTCGTTCGATGGGCGAGGCAACTATTCGCTGGGCATTCGAGAACACACCATCTTTCCCGAAATTAATGTCGATAAAGTCGATCAAGTGAAGGGATTCACGATCTCGATGATCACTAGTGCAAAAACCGATGCCGAAGGACGAGCGCTGTTACGCGCCCTCGGTATGCCTTTCCGGAGCTAA
- the rplF gene encoding 50S ribosomal protein L6 produces MAGVGRTPLPIPEKVKVAIAERTVTVQGPKGAIDFALHPQVDIQLHNDSVSVVCPDVSRTSKALQGLTRKMIANMCEGVSKGFSRTLEINGVGYRAELKGNSALQFTLGYSHPIFFLLPPGIQAKVERQTVVTLEGIDKQLLGEVTAAIRRLRPPEPYKGKGVKYAAEKIRRKAGKTAGAR; encoded by the coding sequence ATGGCAGGAGTAGGACGCACCCCCTTACCGATCCCCGAGAAGGTGAAAGTCGCGATAGCCGAACGAACGGTCACGGTGCAGGGGCCAAAAGGCGCTATCGATTTCGCCCTCCATCCGCAAGTGGATATTCAACTGCACAACGATTCGGTGTCTGTCGTGTGCCCTGATGTCTCGCGCACCTCGAAAGCGCTCCAAGGGCTCACGCGAAAAATGATTGCCAACATGTGCGAAGGGGTGAGTAAGGGCTTTTCTCGCACTTTGGAAATCAATGGAGTCGGATACCGAGCCGAGCTCAAAGGCAACAGTGCGCTCCAATTTACTCTCGGCTATTCCCATCCGATCTTTTTCCTGCTACCCCCTGGAATTCAAGCGAAGGTCGAACGACAAACTGTCGTCACCCTGGAAGGGATCGATAAACAACTCCTCGGCGAAGTGACGGCCGCAATTCGTCGGCTCCGTCCCCCTGAGCCCTATAAGGGCAAAGGGGTGAAGTACGCCGCAGAGAAGATTCGTAGAAAGGCTGGCAAAACTGCCGGAGCACGATAG
- the rplN gene encoding 50S ribosomal protein L14 yields MIQVETILDVADNSGARKVRCVHVLGGTRRRYASIGDEIVVSIREAIPNAKVKKGDVMRAVIVRTAKEIGRPDGSYIRFDTNSAVLLDNQREPIGTRIFGPVARELRAKRFMKIISLAPEVL; encoded by the coding sequence ATGATTCAGGTAGAAACGATTCTCGATGTAGCCGACAATTCTGGAGCCCGCAAAGTACGCTGCGTGCATGTGCTGGGCGGGACCCGTCGGAGATACGCTTCTATTGGCGACGAAATCGTCGTCTCCATTCGCGAAGCGATTCCGAATGCGAAAGTAAAAAAAGGCGACGTCATGCGGGCGGTGATCGTTCGCACGGCGAAGGAGATCGGGCGACCTGACGGGTCCTATATCCGGTTCGATACGAACTCTGCCGTCTTGCTCGACAATCAGCGGGAGCCTATCGGCACTCGTATTTTCGGCCCTGTGGCTCGTGAGCTGCGTGCCAAGCGGTTCATGAAGATCATTTCCCTCGCCCCCGAAGTATTGTAG